The DNA segment TAATGTGCAGAATCAATGATAGTGGATTGTCTATGATTGACCGAATGAGTAAATGAGTAAATTGGCAAATGGCATAACGACCAAGTTGCCTTGTAAATATGTTTATGGTTTTAACTCTGTATTTGTTTTACATGTTGTTACTCAAGGGTAGTATTGGTTGTATATATATTGTAGAGCATTAAACCATGTAAATAGATTCGTATACGGTGTTTCCACCGTTTAGAAATATGGATGAATTTTTGAATTCAGCTCGGGTTACCACCACATAGGTTACACAGCAAATAGGATAATGATTTGTTTAATTTGACCGAATGAGTAAATGAGGAAATTGGCAAATGGCCTAACGACCAACTTGCCTTGTAAATATGGTTATGGGTAATTTTATAGTTGTTTACATGTTGTTACGCAAGGGTAGTATTGGTTGTATATATATTGTAGAGCATTAAACCATGTAAATAGATTCGTATACGGTGTATACACCGTTcagaaatatgaatgaaattttaaattcaGCACGGTTACATAGCAAATAGGATCATGATTTGTTTCAATTTTGTAATAAGTACATTAATCTAATTTGTCCCTAAATCTATATAGAAATGTGATGCTTTTATTTTTAAGATCAGATTCACAAACATATCTTATTTTACTGTACATTTAAAACTCTATAGAAATGGGATCTGATGTGCGCAGTTGAAGGAAACAGATTCATGATGAATAGTTTTAAAAGATGTGTTATGACATACGTTTTTTAAAAGAGCTGTAGGTTTCTTAATTAGTGAAGGAGATtagaatataatatatataaataatgatatatatcgctgaaaaaagaataatgtacATCTTATTTATTGACTAGAATATTATAGTATATACATTATGTAACGAATACAAAAGAACGgactgtaaaaaaagaaagtcttTGACACGTATATAGTTTGGATATAACTGTTTATTGTTCATTAAACATACATTTACATTGcaaattattacatttcattgttttatgtcaAAACGCATTCCTTGGTGAATAATCAGAGAGGGAGAGGTAGGGAGAACGAGAGGGGGCGTGGGGAggtagagaaagagagggaaggGGTACATGAGAATCCATGAAAGAAGGAGTCTGAAatgagaaaagagagaaagatgtgcatgtgtgggtgtgaatGTGTATATTTCTTTAGTAAACATATAAATGGGAGGGGGGTGGAAGAGATTAAGAGGGGGTTGGCGTTGACGGGTATACTGAAGGTGGTTATCGAGAATTTAAACAGTGTGAAAGATTTCAAGgatgtgataataataacagccCTTTATACCGCttcatctattaaaaaaaaggtatacCGAGGCGACttgttaatattatcattacccaAGTTTAAAGGCTaaatacatataatttttaGTAAATATCTTATTATGAAGGGTTCGTTTCTCGAGCTTCAAAACTGCGAGCAATTTGAGAGAGAGTGAATGTGAGATCATGCGTGGGGAACGATGAATTATATTTTCGATTAAACCATTCGTTAACCCttctatcattttcatttaattcagTACCAAATACGTTCACAATATCCCTCAATTTCTTTCCTTCCATTCGTTTTGTCAAATAGTAGATACAATATTGTCCGCATACTGTCGAAAAGGTTCCCTGAAGTCTCCTTTTATTCGAATCCCATTCTTTGATGTccttgtttaaaaaatcctcaAAGTCGGGGCTGTAAAATTTAGGGTCATTTCCATAAGAGTCGAAAAATTCTCCGCGACTTCCGTCGTAGTAAAAGGCGAGCCAATGGGAACCGGGTTTGTCGCGGGTGTCTGTATTAAAAACATAACAGTATCTGTTTTGGGTCGAAAGGCGGGGTATCTCATCCAGTGCAAAAACCCCTTTAAATTGATCCTTGGTAGTGGGCTGGGTCTTGAGCACGTAATCTATCTGAAACGTATCCATGGCTAATTAATTATCTTCAGATCCAAGGGGTCGTCGTTTTTTCTCTCTCAACCTTTGAAATCGTAGATGACATTCCTACTTCTGTCAATCTGAAGGAGTCCTTGTGATTCAGAGTACACGATACAATTCAGGGTATTGGGTAGAGCAACATCAAATCCCGCTTCCAGACGCACGTTTCCCTCCTTTACAAGATTCAAATGACACCCATCGCTTAGATCGGGGGTGAGGTCGAAGGCATAAAGTGTGTACCCTTGTGCATACTCCTCCCTATTTATAGCCATCCCACGGTCTGAAAATAATCGACTTGTTCCCATGAACAGTGTATTGTAGGCTTCTACATAGTTCTGATTCTTCCCTTCTTCGAAACAGGGGCGCAGCGGTCTCATTGGTAGGGGCTCTCCATCTACTGTGATGGAAATATAATTCAGATTGTAATGTTTAAAGTTATACGggttttttccataattcccgTTGAAAGCGTCGTTATCCACAAACCCTATAATAATTCGGTTAGGAATCTGTCCAAGAAAAAGATTATCTTTATTGATCGACATATTTCCAGAGGGAATAGTAAAGGAACGTACGTCCACTTTATTGATGGGGTACTTGGCTGGGGTGTTTTCCAATCCTTTCGCGTGCGATAACATCACGGATGGGTTGATTTTCACTTTTCTAACGTAGAGGGCAGCCTTCTCAATAACGATCTTGTATTTCATCGTAGCATGAGACGTCAAGAGGCAGAATGCATCTTTATTTCGATTGAGCTTGATTTTTACGTCCACGCCTGGGAGCATGAGTCTCTCTTGAAAAAAGATGTCCCCGTACAAAGGCCCCAGTAAGGATACAGTCTTGCTTTCACTCGTGAAATCGTGTCTTTTTTTCAATCCATCGTTCACTTCAGGGTGGGGGAGTAGGGGGTTCACCACATCCAATTTTCCCGCTTTATCCTTGTAAAATAACTGCTGGGTCAACTGGGATGACATTGAATCGTTCCCATAGTGGGTTAACACATCTATGAACGCTCTGTAAGCGTTTGTATTGGATGGCTGTGACACGAGGGTCTCATTCAGTTTGACATCTATCTGACTAAAAAGTGAAGGTAAGAGAAGATTAATGGGTCCAACCGGGGCATCCTCAGCAAGATCGGTGTTGTCTGGGTTGACGACTTTCACTAATACATGAAGCATGGTTTGGGATAGGTCCATGTATTCTTCGGCGGTTCCGGACAGGTTGAATTCGATAGGGCCAGAATCGGTTATATTGCTAACTGGATGGTATTCTATCCATGGTCCTTTTACTATACTCATCTGCGTATACGGTACCGTAAATAAGTCCAATTCAGACTTGCAACAGATGTCACTTTTTTCATGAAGAAGGGCcatgatttatggataaacCCGTGTAGAATTTGTAGAATTTAATCGAAAATATCCAATCGACGTCTTTTCACATGGGACTTCTGCGCTCGAATGACACGTTTCTTCCCTCGCTGTTTCCTTTTAACTATAATCACACGTCCACCTCCGCCCTGTGTTTTCTTTCTCGCACCATTCAAAGCTTTCCTGGCCATCCTTTTTCCAGCCtgtgaaacatttctttttGCTGCGGCTTTCAAGGGTTGTCCGCTTAATGTGTCCTGTACGATGTTCAGTCCTGTGTTCAAAACTTCTTTTCCCAATGACATTGCCCCCTTTTTTAGCAGAGGGGTGGCTGTTCGAAATAATCCTCTTACAAGACTTCCAAGGCCATGCCCCCGTTGCATCACGGAGCCCCTAAACACAGGGATTCCCATCCCATGTTGCTTTACATAGAGTGGGGTTTTGTGTATAATTCGGTTAAAGTTGTTCATACGGGTCATTTTGGATCGTTCTACCCTCACGGCAAATTAGAAGAGCGCTCTCGAAAATGTAGTTTCACAATGACTTTCCCACGTTCAAATGGTACCACTTCCCCCGTTTCAGTGGTTAATATAATCTCGATGGTTTCAAAATGATGAATCTTGAGAGGAACGTAGTGTGGAGATGTATAATACATGACGATATTCTCATGTCGTTTGTTTGGTACCACGGCAACCGTTCTTAGTAATGGGACAGCTGCATCCCCCACATGCTGAGATTGTACAATATCGGAATAGATGTAAAATGTATGAAACTGCATATGGACGTCTACCGGTAGAGGGCTCTCAGTCGATTCTCTAATACGGCATTCCCCATCAAATCCCAACAGTCGGGCTAAATAGCAAGATATGACAATTTCAAGCCGTTCCCTCATGTCTATGTGGCATCGTCGGGATCTTCTCTTGAAATAGAAACCGAGCTTTGAGCGGATCGCATCTGGAAGGATGGAGTTGATGGCTTCGCATAGGTCGTCTCCTGAACTGTAGTATCCGGTGGGAACCTTTAACATATGCGTTAAAGCTAGAGCGTTGTCGGGGTCTCCATTTGAGGTATACAGCTTTATCCAGTTTTGCCCGTCTTTCAAATTCCcccatgtattttgaaattggaTTTCCGCAAGCCCGACTTCGAAATCGTCGCTCAGTGAAAGTGGTCTGTGTAATTTAGTGGTGAAGTGACATGTTTTGTTTTCCGGAAAGTAACTCATGGAACTGTTACTTGGTAATGTGACATAAAACTGTGAACCCATTTTGTATATCCTATTCCTATCCTTCTCACACCCCAAAATGATTGTTCGGCTGTAGATAATCTACTTTTAACGGTTTTCGATTCTCTGTACCCAGCTATCAAACTCACTGCCATACCCTTTCCAACGAACCAGATAttcctttctcccccttttcatCCGCGTTTTCAATACTTTCTCCACTGTATAGAGTTCCTCCTGCGATTTTGAGACTCTTTGCAGTTCGCGTTCATAGAAGGTACCTTTTATGACATGCCCATTAAAGTCCTTTATCCTATACACGACAATAGGTCTTGCTATTCTTGCCTTAATGGTAAATATTTCTTCCGACCAATTTGCTTTGTAACCCTTTTCAAAACGCAACTTACTTTTGCTGATACGCACCTTGTCACCTACCtcgaatttgaattttttacgCGACCTAGCTTTCTTGTATAGCTGCTTTCCATATAAAGCATCTAAGGCTTGTTTTTGATTTTCAATGTTTACCTGGTTCGGTTTCATGCGGATACTTGTATGGTATGTATCGTTGTACCCTTTCATAACTTTCTGTATCACATCAATATATCTGTAAGAGTTTGTATGGGTAAAATAACGCCAAAGCCTTTCCCTTATCGTCCTGTTCAATCTTTCTACAACCGAACCTTTCACTTCGTTTTCTGTCGTGAAGAAAGAGATACTTTTGGATTTAAGGTacttttgaaattcattgtttATAAATTCGCTTCCCTTGTCCGTATGTAACATAACGGGAAACCGTTCATCGACCGTTATTTGTTTAAACGCTTCCGTTATAGTCTTTCCCGTTTTATTCTTAATTGGAATAGCCCATGCATACTTCGACAGCACATCGATACACATTAACAAGTAACGGTACCCTTCATTATAATCCTTTAGATTTTGGACATCTAAGAGATCGGCTTCCCAAACATCATCCATGCCTCTCACCACCACTCTATTGCGCACAAACCTTTTTCTCACAGGGGCATGCAAGGTGTAACTGTCTTGCTTTTCCAACCATTTCTTCACGGTTTCATAAGGTACTTTCTCGAATCCGTTCTTTTTCAAAGATCTCCATAATCTCACACTACCACCTAAACTCGCTTCATTGGAGGGGTCGTAATAAAGTCGCTGTAATGTATCCTCTAACGCTTCCATTCTCCGTCTTCTCTCTCTCATGTCACCTCATGCAATGAAGTTACATCGTTCCTTActctttatttgaaagaattaacaaaaaacaacaacaacagataaatggagatcgattgtagtaTTCAACATGGTGCTTCCTTTATATTTAATTACAatatgacaaacatgaccgacAGGATAGTGTATTATCAAATATATGACACAATATAATCATTCAAAACCTATTAAACACATGGATATCAACCGTCATTATGTAGTAAGCTATATACAACACTATGTACAATAACGAGTTGTATTTATACGGTTTAACGGTCCATTGTACATTATATTCACGCAGTTCTTTGATAAATGCGGGCAATAATTCTTTCTTAATCTCTTCCTCCTCTACTGAAAAGTAGATGTTGATAAAATAACATAAAGCCACTGTGGCTCGTTGCCTGATTTTAGGATGAGATTTATCTCCGATACAATTTAAAAGTAACGTTTGAACAAAATCGTTCAAATCATCGTCACGGCATAGTTCGATCTTTTCTAAACGTTGAAATTCTTCCATCGTCATAATATATTGGCACGTGGTCCGTAGATTTGAAAGATCGGTTTCCGAACAGGACGTTGCGCTCGAACCTTGGATGATCGTAGAAAGCAACCGCCATCCAGGTCCCTCCCCTATATGCAGCCTGGCTCCGGTAACCCCGTCTCTTCTTCCATGGCTCTGTACACCGTCCGAGTAGCGGCATCCACCCCTTCGACATGTAACGCCATTTtctccctcctttctttcaGCTCCTCTTCCGTGTCGCccttcaaaatatatttgagaTACTCTGTGACGAGGTACGGGTCCATCAGCTCTGGTCTCAGCCACATCACTCTCGCTACGTGGGGGTAAAATTTGGCCACCTTCTGAGGGTCCAAGCACTCCACCGATTGCCGTACTTTCATCTGAGGATTGTCTTTGATCAATTCTTCCACCCATGTCGTGGGATATTTGTTCATGTCTTTGAAAATCTCGATAATGGCCAGATATTCGATAACCATGAGCAAGTCCGCCTTTTCCACTTGTTTCTGAAATTCTTCACACCAGTCGGTATCGTCTACGTTTGCGATTGTATTATTACACATGTTGAATGTAGACGGTCCCAGTTTCTGAGTGTTACTTCTTCTTCGTCGCAATAATGACGGATGATGGTTTTTCCACACCTTTTATAGAGGTTTCCATGTTTTTTAACTTATTGTTTTACCCCTTCCTTCATGTCCCATCACGTTCTACACTCCCCTGTCGCAATCCAATGATGTCATGGTTAACTATATCGAGTATGATGTCATAGAAATCCCCTTGGTTTTTTTATCCTACTGTTATACCCCCACCCATTTCATGTCACATCGTGTTCGTACCCCTACCATTGCATTTCCCTGTTGCAATCCAACGATGTCATTATCGATGTCATCGATGATGGTACTGACTGACGTCAGTACCATCATCTTCCATCGTGTTCCGATGTCACTGACTGACGTCAGGGACATCGAACGATTAGGGTTTggggtagggttagggttgctgGTAcattta comes from the Lytechinus variegatus isolate NC3 chromosome 9, Lvar_3.0, whole genome shotgun sequence genome and includes:
- the LOC121421285 gene encoding uncharacterized protein F54H12.2-like — encoded protein: MALLHEKSDICCKSELDLFTVPYTQMSIVKGPWIEYHPVSNITDSGPIEFNLSGTAEEYMDLSQTMLHVLVKVVNPDNTDLAEDAPVGPINLLLPSLFSQIDVKLNETLVSQPSNTNAYRAFIDVLTHYGNDSMSSQLTQQLFYKDKAGKLDVVNPLLPHPEVNDGLKKRHDFTSESKTVSLLGPLYGDIFFQERLMLPGVDVKIKLNRNKDAFCLLTSHATMKYKIVIEKAALYVRKVKINPSVMLSHAKGLENTPAKYPINKVDVRSFTIPSGNMSINKDNLFLGQIPNRIIIGFVDNDAFNGNYGKNPYNFKHYNLNYISITVDGEPLPMRPLRPCFEEGKNQNYVEAYNTLFMGTSRLFSDRGMAINREEYAQGYTLYAFDLTPDLSDGCHLNLVKEGNVRLEAGFDVALPNTLNCIVYSESQGLLQIDRSRNVIYDFKG